From one Streptomyces sp. R41 genomic stretch:
- a CDS encoding xanthine dehydrogenase family protein subunit M, giving the protein MREFGYERVLDVSGALALLGDDPDARFLGGGTNLVDLMKAGVERPTRLVDVRELPLDRIEFTADSGLRIGATVTNSDLAAHPEVRRHYPALAQAVLAGASGQLRNMATVGGNLLQRTRCGYFTDLAKPCNKRSPGSGCPAIEGEHHNHAVLGASEHCVATHPSDMAVALTAFDAVVSYETVDGPGELPLADFYLPVGDTPHLETALPPGALITGVTLPPAPVAAHSRYRKVRERASYAFAIGSIAAALDVQDGVVREVRLAFGAVASRPWRAREAERALTGGPVSAEAFATAADAELAAARPLPHNRYKVPLMRNLVVAVLTELAEEAAR; this is encoded by the coding sequence ATGAGGGAATTCGGCTACGAACGCGTCCTCGACGTCTCCGGCGCGCTCGCGCTGCTCGGCGACGACCCCGACGCGCGCTTCCTCGGCGGGGGCACCAACCTCGTCGATCTGATGAAGGCCGGCGTGGAGAGGCCGACCCGGCTCGTCGACGTACGCGAACTGCCCCTCGACCGGATCGAGTTCACTGCGGACAGTGGTCTGCGTATCGGAGCGACCGTCACCAACAGCGATCTCGCCGCCCATCCCGAAGTACGCCGCCACTACCCGGCCTTGGCGCAGGCCGTCCTGGCCGGAGCCTCCGGTCAGCTGCGCAACATGGCAACGGTCGGCGGGAATCTGCTCCAGCGCACCCGCTGCGGCTACTTCACCGACCTGGCGAAACCCTGCAACAAGCGTTCCCCCGGCAGCGGTTGTCCCGCCATCGAGGGCGAGCACCACAACCACGCCGTCCTCGGAGCCTCCGAGCACTGTGTGGCCACCCACCCCTCGGACATGGCGGTCGCCCTCACCGCCTTCGACGCCGTCGTCTCGTACGAAACGGTGGACGGGCCGGGCGAGTTGCCGCTCGCCGACTTCTATCTGCCCGTAGGCGACACCCCGCACCTGGAGACCGCGCTGCCGCCCGGCGCGCTGATCACCGGCGTCACGCTGCCGCCGGCACCGGTCGCCGCACACTCGCGGTACCGGAAGGTGCGCGAGCGAGCCTCGTACGCCTTCGCCATCGGCTCTATCGCCGCCGCTCTCGACGTCCAGGACGGCGTCGTACGCGAAGTGCGGCTCGCCTTCGGGGCGGTGGCGTCCCGGCCGTGGCGGGCCAGGGAAGCCGAGCGGGCGCTGACCGGTGGTCCGGTGAGCGCCGAGGCGTTCGCCACCGCCGCGGACGCCGAACTGGCGGCCGCCCGACCCCTGCCCCACAACCGATACAAGGTGCCGCTGATGCGCAACCTCGTCGTGGCCGTGCTGACCGAACTCGCCGAGGAGGCCGCCCGATGA
- a CDS encoding (2Fe-2S)-binding protein — MAPAPSSTYSAITLNINGEKYTLPVDHRTTLLDALREQLDLTGTKKGCDQGQCGACTVLLDGRRTVSCLQLAVAAEGRAITTIEGVADGERLHPVQQAFLDLDGYQCGYCTPGQICSALGVIEEHAAGWPSAVTADVRPEAGVPPLTAEEIRERMSGNLCRCGAYVSIVQAVARAAEAQVAEAGEDTKEAAA; from the coding sequence ATGGCCCCAGCCCCCTCATCCACGTACAGCGCCATCACTTTGAACATCAATGGTGAGAAGTACACGCTGCCCGTCGACCACCGCACCACCCTGCTCGACGCCCTGCGCGAGCAGCTCGATCTGACCGGTACCAAGAAGGGCTGTGACCAGGGACAATGCGGCGCCTGTACGGTGCTGCTCGACGGCCGCAGGACGGTGTCCTGTCTGCAGCTCGCGGTCGCCGCCGAGGGACGCGCGATCACCACCATCGAAGGTGTGGCGGACGGTGAGCGGCTGCATCCGGTGCAGCAGGCGTTCCTCGATCTCGACGGGTACCAGTGCGGTTACTGCACGCCTGGCCAGATCTGTTCGGCCCTCGGGGTGATCGAGGAGCATGCGGCGGGCTGGCCGAGCGCCGTGACCGCCGATGTCCGGCCCGAAGCGGGAGTGCCTCCGCTCACCGCCGAGGAGATTCGCGAGCGGATGAGCGGCAACCTGTGCCGCTGTGGCGCGTATGTGTCGATCGTCCAGGCGGTGGCGCGAGCGGCAGAGGCTCAGGTCGCCGAGGCCGGGGAAGACACCAAGGAGGCGGCGGCATGA
- a CDS encoding TetR/AcrR family transcriptional regulator, which yields MDSEKDAPLRSDAQRNRERILEVALVELTNSADAPLSAIAKKAGVGQGTFYRNFPNREALVLEVYRHEVQQVADTAAQLLKTRTPDRALREWMDRLAQYGMAKAGLADALRSPTVTRGTLTQLGHGSVRSAVTLLLEANEEAGTIRPGVTLDDFMLAIAGLWQLDPHADWQPRAARLLDIVMDGLRAGAPASGGTEAQRSGEGGAPASGRPHKSAAREG from the coding sequence GTGGACTCGGAGAAGGACGCGCCGCTGCGCTCGGACGCGCAGCGGAATCGCGAGCGCATCCTCGAAGTAGCCCTGGTGGAGCTGACGAACTCGGCGGACGCCCCGCTCAGCGCGATCGCGAAGAAGGCGGGCGTCGGGCAGGGCACGTTCTACCGCAACTTCCCCAACCGCGAGGCCCTCGTCCTGGAGGTCTACCGCCACGAGGTGCAGCAGGTCGCGGACACCGCGGCCCAGCTGCTCAAGACCCGCACACCGGACCGGGCGCTACGGGAGTGGATGGACCGGCTCGCCCAGTACGGCATGGCCAAGGCCGGCCTGGCCGACGCATTGCGCTCGCCCACCGTGACGCGCGGCACCCTGACCCAACTGGGACACGGCTCGGTGCGCTCGGCCGTCACGCTCCTCCTCGAGGCGAACGAGGAGGCCGGCACCATCCGCCCGGGAGTGACCCTGGACGACTTCATGCTCGCCATCGCCGGGCTCTGGCAGCTCGACCCGCACGCCGACTGGCAGCCGCGCGCCGCACGGCTTCTGGACATCGTGATGGACGGACTGCGCGCGGGGGCCCCCGCGTCGGGCGGGACGGAGGCACAGCGGTCGGGCGAGGGGGGCGCGCCCGCGTCTGGCCGTCCGCACAAGAGTGCCGCCCGAGAAGGCTGA
- a CDS encoding dihydrofolate reductase family protein, whose amino-acid sequence MPKLRVHNLTISLDGFAAGPHQRLEHPLGEGFEGMHEWMFAAMRDRADGKSGIDVEFVERSEENIGATIMGRNMFGPQRGPWQDESWKGWWGDNPPYHNDVFVHTHHPRPSLPMEGGTTFHFTDEPIETVLRRAFEAAAGKDVRIGGGPATVQQYLRAGLIDELHLAIVPELLGSGERLLDNLGDGIDGYRVAELVGSPAVAHARLVRR is encoded by the coding sequence ATGCCCAAGCTGCGCGTACACAACCTCACGATCTCGCTGGACGGCTTCGCCGCCGGCCCCCATCAGCGTCTGGAGCACCCCCTCGGCGAGGGCTTCGAGGGCATGCACGAGTGGATGTTCGCCGCGATGCGGGACCGCGCCGACGGCAAGAGCGGGATCGACGTCGAATTCGTCGAGCGGAGCGAGGAGAACATCGGCGCCACGATCATGGGCCGCAATATGTTCGGGCCGCAGCGCGGGCCGTGGCAGGACGAGTCGTGGAAGGGCTGGTGGGGCGACAACCCGCCGTACCACAACGACGTGTTCGTGCACACGCACCACCCGCGGCCGTCGCTGCCGATGGAGGGCGGGACCACGTTCCACTTCACCGACGAGCCCATCGAGACGGTGCTGCGGCGGGCGTTCGAGGCGGCGGCGGGCAAGGACGTGCGCATCGGCGGAGGGCCGGCCACCGTCCAGCAGTATCTGCGCGCCGGGCTGATCGACGAGCTGCACCTGGCCATCGTCCCGGAACTCCTCGGCAGCGGTGAGCGCCTGTTGGACAACCTGGGGGACGGGATCGACGGCTACCGGGTCGCCGAGCTGGTCGGCTCGCCCGCCGTCGCGCACGCCCGGCTGGTGCGTCGCTGA
- a CDS encoding aldo/keto reductase, translated as MRYRELGRSGVSVSEIGYGAWGIGESAWVGASEDESVRALHRAIDRGVNFIDTARGYGESERIVGRVVRERAGNEVLVATKVPPKNRRWPAPDGLDPAEAFPGEHIRDSLDTSLRAGGLDHFDVLQFHVWSDDWVGRGDWLETIAQLKQEGKIRLFGVSINDHQPDNALALVRSGAVDCVQVIYNVFDQAPADALLPACVENGVGVIVRVALDEGGLTGRITAGTTFPEGDFRNRYFRGDRPAQVERRVAAIVADLGIAHDEIAETALRFVLSSPAVSTVIPGMRTVGNVERNTALSDGRPLTADQLAVLAKHRWQRNFYS; from the coding sequence GTGCGCTACCGAGAGCTGGGACGCAGTGGGGTGTCGGTGTCCGAGATCGGTTACGGGGCGTGGGGGATCGGTGAATCCGCCTGGGTCGGCGCCTCGGAGGACGAATCCGTACGTGCCCTGCACCGCGCCATCGATCGTGGCGTGAACTTCATCGACACCGCACGCGGCTACGGCGAAAGTGAGCGGATCGTCGGCCGGGTCGTGCGTGAGAGGGCCGGCAACGAGGTGCTCGTCGCGACCAAAGTGCCGCCGAAGAACCGTAGGTGGCCGGCGCCCGACGGGCTGGACCCGGCCGAGGCGTTTCCCGGCGAGCACATCCGCGACAGCCTGGACACCAGTCTGCGCGCCGGCGGCCTCGACCACTTCGACGTCCTGCAGTTCCACGTCTGGAGCGACGACTGGGTCGGCCGGGGCGACTGGCTGGAGACGATCGCGCAGCTGAAGCAGGAGGGGAAGATCCGGCTCTTCGGTGTGTCCATCAACGATCACCAGCCGGACAACGCCCTCGCACTCGTCCGCAGCGGCGCCGTCGACTGTGTGCAGGTCATCTACAACGTCTTCGACCAGGCCCCGGCGGACGCGCTGCTGCCCGCCTGTGTGGAGAACGGCGTCGGTGTCATCGTGCGGGTGGCGCTGGACGAGGGGGGCCTCACCGGACGGATCACCGCCGGTACGACGTTCCCGGAGGGCGACTTCCGCAACCGTTACTTCCGCGGTGACCGCCCGGCACAGGTCGAGCGGCGGGTGGCCGCTATCGTCGCCGACCTCGGCATCGCCCACGACGAGATCGCCGAGACCGCGCTGCGGTTCGTCCTGAGTTCGCCGGCGGTCTCCACCGTCATCCCCGGCATGCGCACCGTTGGCAACGTGGAGCGCAACACGGCCCTGAGTGACGGACGGCCGCTCACCGCCGACCAGCTCGCCGTGCTGGCCAAGCACCGGTGGCAGCGCAACTTCTACTCCTGA
- a CDS encoding FAD-dependent oxidoreductase: MPRPLRVAIVGAGPAGIYAADALLKSAAAVEPGVSIDLFERMPAPFGLIRYGVAPDHPRIKGIVTALHQVLDKPQIRLFGNVDYPGDINLDDLRAFYDAVIFSTGATADRALDIPGIDLDGSYGAADFVSWYDGHPDVPRTWPLEAEKVAVLGVGNVALDVARILAKTADELLSTEIPPNVHDGLKANKALEVHVFGRRGPAQAKFSPMELRELDHSPNIEVIVDPEDIDYDDGSIATRRGNKQADMVAKTLENWAIRDVGDRPHKLFLHFFESPSEILGEDGKVVGLRTERTALDGTGNVKGTGEFKDWDVTAVYRAVGYLSDELPKLPWDVESGTVPDQGGRVIEENGEHLQSTYVTGWIRRGPVGLIGHTKGDANETVASLLDDHANGRLHTPASPAPEAVDAFLGERNVRFTTWEGWHRLDAAEKALGEPQGRERVKIVEREDMLDASGA; this comes from the coding sequence ATGCCTCGCCCCCTGCGGGTAGCCATTGTCGGAGCCGGCCCCGCCGGGATCTACGCCGCCGACGCGTTGCTGAAATCCGCGGCGGCTGTCGAGCCAGGCGTGTCGATCGACCTCTTCGAGAGGATGCCGGCTCCGTTCGGCCTGATCCGCTACGGCGTCGCCCCCGACCACCCCCGCATCAAGGGCATCGTCACGGCCCTGCACCAGGTGCTCGACAAGCCCCAGATCCGCCTCTTCGGCAATGTCGACTACCCGGGGGACATCAACCTGGACGATCTGCGCGCCTTCTACGACGCGGTGATCTTCTCCACAGGTGCGACGGCCGACCGGGCACTCGACATACCCGGCATCGACCTCGACGGCTCGTACGGGGCGGCCGACTTCGTCTCCTGGTACGACGGTCACCCGGACGTGCCCCGGACCTGGCCGCTCGAGGCGGAGAAGGTCGCCGTCCTCGGCGTCGGCAATGTCGCGCTCGACGTGGCGCGCATCCTCGCCAAGACCGCGGACGAACTGCTGTCGACCGAGATCCCGCCGAACGTCCACGACGGCCTGAAGGCCAACAAGGCCCTGGAGGTCCATGTCTTCGGCCGCCGAGGCCCGGCGCAGGCGAAGTTCAGCCCGATGGAGCTGCGGGAGCTCGACCACTCCCCGAACATCGAGGTCATCGTCGACCCCGAGGACATCGACTACGACGACGGCTCGATCGCGACCCGGCGGGGCAACAAGCAGGCCGACATGGTCGCCAAGACCCTGGAGAACTGGGCCATCCGCGATGTCGGCGACCGCCCGCACAAGCTGTTCCTGCACTTCTTCGAGTCGCCGTCCGAGATCCTCGGCGAGGACGGCAAGGTCGTCGGCCTGCGCACCGAGCGCACCGCCCTCGACGGCACGGGCAACGTCAAGGGCACCGGTGAGTTCAAGGACTGGGACGTCACCGCGGTCTACCGCGCCGTGGGTTACCTGTCCGACGAACTGCCCAAGCTGCCCTGGGACGTCGAGTCGGGCACCGTCCCCGACCAGGGTGGCCGGGTGATCGAGGAGAACGGCGAGCACCTGCAGTCGACGTACGTCACCGGCTGGATCCGGCGCGGCCCCGTGGGCCTCATCGGCCACACCAAGGGCGATGCCAACGAGACGGTCGCCAGTCTGCTGGACGACCACGCGAACGGCCGTCTGCACACCCCCGCTTCGCCCGCCCCCGAGGCCGTGGACGCGTTCCTCGGCGAGCGCAACGTCCGTTTCACCACGTGGGAGGGCTGGCACCGGCTGGACGCCGCGGAGAAGGCCCTTGGCGAGCCGCAGGGCCGCGAGCGCGTGAAGATCGTCGAGCGCGAGGACATGCTCGACGCCAGCGGCGCGTAG
- a CDS encoding DUF2182 domain-containing protein has translation MFRDRASLSAPMRPGNLLPARTMTVAWSLMLLPALLAWLVVVEQADGMEMEPGTMGLDLPLFLLLWVIMMIAMMFPSLAPVAITWARAIGRQSSGTARAARITQFAGGYLIAWAVFGLCVYGSLIATGDLVDGRPEAGRWIGAGAFLLAGLHQFSPLKNICLRHCRSPVDQLVRHADYRPGARDLRVGAHHGLYCVGCCWGLMIVLIPLGTMNIAAMAGLATVIFIEKLWRLGPVFSTVVGVVFLVLAALAPFQSWLLPGLQHPGPSMQPMT, from the coding sequence GTGTTCCGTGACCGGGCATCCCTCTCCGCGCCCATGCGGCCGGGCAACCTACTCCCCGCCCGGACGATGACCGTCGCCTGGTCCCTCATGCTGCTGCCGGCCCTCCTCGCGTGGCTCGTCGTGGTGGAGCAGGCCGACGGTATGGAGATGGAGCCGGGAACGATGGGCCTCGACCTGCCGCTGTTCCTGCTCCTCTGGGTGATCATGATGATCGCCATGATGTTCCCGTCCCTGGCACCGGTGGCCATCACCTGGGCCCGGGCCATCGGCCGTCAGTCGTCCGGTACGGCCCGCGCGGCCCGGATCACCCAGTTCGCGGGCGGATACCTCATCGCGTGGGCGGTGTTCGGTCTCTGCGTATACGGGAGCCTCATCGCGACCGGCGACCTCGTCGACGGCCGGCCCGAAGCCGGGCGCTGGATCGGCGCCGGAGCCTTCCTGCTCGCCGGACTCCACCAGTTCAGTCCGCTGAAGAACATCTGTCTGCGCCACTGCCGAAGCCCCGTGGACCAGCTCGTACGCCATGCCGACTACCGGCCTGGGGCACGCGACCTGCGCGTCGGGGCCCACCATGGGCTCTACTGCGTGGGCTGCTGCTGGGGGCTCATGATCGTCCTCATCCCGCTGGGCACCATGAACATCGCGGCGATGGCAGGACTTGCGACCGTGATCTTCATCGAGAAGTTGTGGCGGCTCGGACCGGTGTTCAGCACCGTGGTCGGCGTCGTGTTCCTGGTCCTGGCCGCACTGGCTCCGTTCCAGAGCTGGCTACTGCCAGGACTGCAACATCCCGGTCCGTCGATGCAGCCGATGACCTGA
- a CDS encoding C40 family peptidase, whose translation MAPERTPRPGGIGLPGMRDSAPTTAALSSADAFSRTPDATPPATDGPSREEVRQRISSLYDQAETATGNYNATRAMSTGTRRRVNPALDSGSRPTDTALDDVARQWFDVARTRLGPTVPARLPADRTPNRPAQARPTRPADELADRGRESAARPVPELTAGPVAGVTAGPVAELTSRAVAALPAAPRTRREVAKAVPAPAAQPRQPSASLKTFKEQIQQKLAVARGLLSQHTAQLSAPFPAIESRPAEDTWHSYGEPAPRRPEEEWQQQQSVTLGTATSIAADVPIGADSASDSGYGSKAANVLAFARGQIGRPCVWGASGPGSYDCSGLTQAAWRTAGVALPRTARDQASVGTAIPLADIRPGDLIFFYGDVSHVGLYIGDGMMIHAPSPGAYVREESIFYAGASAIHSAARPA comes from the coding sequence ATGGCGCCGGAACGAACCCCGCGCCCTGGAGGCATCGGCCTCCCCGGCATGCGCGACTCCGCCCCCACGACGGCGGCCCTCAGCTCCGCGGACGCGTTCTCCCGGACTCCCGACGCCACGCCGCCCGCAACGGACGGGCCGAGCCGCGAAGAGGTCCGGCAGCGGATCAGCTCCCTCTACGACCAGGCCGAGACCGCCACCGGGAACTACAACGCGACCCGCGCGATGTCCACGGGGACGCGCAGGCGCGTCAACCCGGCACTCGACAGCGGGAGCAGGCCCACCGACACCGCCCTCGACGACGTGGCCAGACAGTGGTTCGACGTGGCGCGGACACGGCTCGGTCCGACCGTCCCGGCGAGGCTGCCGGCCGACAGAACGCCGAACCGCCCGGCCCAGGCGCGGCCCACACGTCCGGCTGACGAACTCGCCGACCGTGGGCGGGAGTCGGCCGCACGACCCGTCCCGGAGTTGACCGCCGGGCCTGTCGCAGGAGTGACTGCCGGGCCGGTGGCGGAGTTGACCTCCAGGGCCGTCGCGGCGCTGCCGGCCGCGCCGCGGACACGGCGGGAAGTCGCCAAGGCCGTGCCCGCACCGGCAGCGCAACCGCGACAGCCCTCGGCCTCCTTGAAGACTTTCAAGGAGCAGATCCAGCAGAAGCTCGCGGTGGCCCGAGGGCTGCTCTCCCAGCACACCGCGCAGCTGAGCGCGCCCTTCCCGGCGATCGAATCCCGGCCGGCAGAAGACACCTGGCATAGCTACGGGGAACCGGCTCCTCGCCGGCCCGAAGAGGAGTGGCAGCAACAGCAATCGGTCACTCTCGGCACAGCCACGTCCATCGCCGCGGACGTGCCCATCGGCGCGGACAGCGCGTCGGACTCCGGGTACGGCAGCAAGGCCGCGAACGTACTCGCCTTTGCCCGTGGACAGATCGGCAGGCCGTGCGTCTGGGGCGCGTCCGGACCGGGCTCGTACGACTGCTCGGGCCTCACCCAGGCCGCCTGGAGAACCGCCGGGGTCGCGCTCCCGCGCACCGCGCGCGACCAGGCGAGCGTCGGTACGGCCATCCCCCTCGCCGACATCCGACCGGGCGACCTGATCTTCTTCTACGGCGACGTCAGCCACGTCGGCCTCTACATCGGCGACGGCATGATGATCCACGCGCCGAGCCCGGGGGCATACGTGCGCGAGGAGTCGATCTTCTACGCCGGAGCGTCGGCGATCCACAGCGCGGCACGGCCCGCGTGA
- a CDS encoding luciferase family protein codes for MTQLESWPNLISGSPRCAAGRAFGTMGHDIVHFHSDDAADLHLTHAAVHRLLPHLQHSTAVRVHPGSSWITVLLDCDADVALLLTLISVALKEHDRAGGDEPPEGPSTLCDWQPQAFPSPRAGASAAVRHRRVPAAWKAVGRFIPHGR; via the coding sequence ATGACCCAACTGGAGTCATGGCCGAACCTGATAAGTGGCTCACCCCGATGCGCCGCTGGACGCGCCTTCGGGACGATGGGGCACGACATCGTGCACTTCCACTCCGACGACGCCGCGGATCTGCATCTCACGCATGCGGCCGTCCATCGGCTTCTCCCCCACCTGCAGCACAGCACCGCTGTGCGGGTGCACCCCGGATCCTCGTGGATCACCGTGCTGCTGGACTGCGACGCCGATGTGGCGCTTCTGCTCACGCTGATCAGTGTCGCTCTCAAGGAGCACGACCGGGCCGGAGGAGACGAACCTCCCGAGGGCCCCTCGACGCTCTGCGACTGGCAGCCTCAGGCATTCCCCTCGCCGCGCGCGGGGGCCTCCGCGGCCGTCCGTCACCGGCGGGTTCCGGCCGCGTGGAAGGCGGTCGGGCGGTTCATCCCGCACGGGCGCTGA
- a CDS encoding alpha-amylase family glycosyl hydrolase produces MTAWPDQPVIYEINTLIWLRELSSRYGHPVTLGEVPAAAWDEVVLPGVDAVWLMGVWERSPAGLEIALRDESLQASFRAALTDLRTEDVAGSPYCVRNYVVDEGLGGPEGLAAARAELAARGVRLILDYVPNHVAPDHSWLTERPGCLVQGTLDDLARNPDAFLEAGGQVFARGRDPYFPPWPDVVQLNAFSDELRTAAVDTLAAIGGQADGVRCDMAMLLMTDVFAKTWGDRAGAAPAEDFWPYVIPRVRESHPDLLFVAEAYWDLEWALQQQGFDHCYDKRLYDRLLHEGADSVRPHLLADLGHQRGLVRFLENHDEPRAAAAMSPERERAAAVTVATLPGATLWHEGQFEGRRVRPPVFLSRRPEEPVDKELLAFHHRLLASVASSGMRKGGEWRLLDCTGWPDNPSHDNLVAWCWTTGSARHLVVVNLSDQPAQGRIRLPWTDLRGRPCHLTELLTEQTYEREGDELVDPGLYVDLEGRHWHVVAVRA; encoded by the coding sequence ATGACCGCGTGGCCCGACCAGCCGGTGATCTACGAGATCAATACCCTGATCTGGCTGCGGGAGTTGAGCAGCCGCTACGGCCACCCGGTCACCCTGGGCGAAGTGCCCGCGGCCGCCTGGGACGAGGTCGTCCTGCCCGGCGTCGACGCGGTCTGGCTGATGGGCGTCTGGGAGCGCAGCCCGGCCGGGCTGGAGATCGCGCTGCGCGACGAGTCGCTCCAAGCCTCGTTCCGCGCGGCACTGACCGACCTCCGCACGGAGGACGTGGCCGGATCGCCGTACTGCGTCCGGAACTACGTCGTCGACGAGGGGCTCGGCGGGCCGGAGGGGCTGGCCGCCGCCCGCGCCGAACTGGCCGCCCGCGGCGTCCGGTTGATCCTCGACTACGTCCCCAACCACGTGGCCCCGGACCACTCATGGCTCACCGAACGCCCGGGCTGCCTCGTCCAAGGAACCCTGGACGACCTGGCCCGGAACCCCGACGCGTTCCTGGAAGCAGGCGGGCAGGTCTTCGCCCGCGGCCGCGACCCCTACTTCCCGCCCTGGCCGGACGTCGTCCAGTTGAACGCCTTCAGCGACGAGCTCCGTACGGCGGCCGTCGACACCCTGGCCGCGATCGGCGGCCAGGCCGACGGCGTCCGCTGCGACATGGCCATGCTGCTCATGACCGACGTGTTCGCGAAGACCTGGGGCGACCGCGCGGGCGCCGCACCGGCCGAGGACTTCTGGCCGTACGTCATCCCCAGGGTCCGCGAGAGCCACCCCGACCTCCTCTTCGTCGCCGAGGCCTACTGGGACCTCGAATGGGCGCTCCAGCAGCAGGGGTTCGACCACTGCTACGACAAGCGGCTCTACGACCGGCTGCTGCACGAGGGCGCCGACTCGGTGCGTCCGCATCTGCTGGCCGACCTCGGCCACCAGCGCGGGCTCGTCCGCTTCCTGGAGAACCACGACGAACCGCGGGCCGCCGCCGCCATGTCGCCCGAGCGGGAGCGGGCGGCGGCCGTCACCGTCGCGACGCTGCCCGGCGCGACGCTGTGGCACGAGGGCCAGTTCGAGGGCCGACGGGTCAGGCCGCCGGTCTTCCTCTCCCGCCGCCCGGAGGAGCCCGTCGACAAGGAACTGCTCGCCTTCCACCACCGGCTGCTGGCCTCGGTCGCCTCGTCCGGCATGCGCAAGGGAGGGGAGTGGCGGCTGCTCGACTGCACGGGCTGGCCGGACAATCCGTCCCACGACAACCTGGTCGCCTGGTGCTGGACCACCGGATCCGCCCGCCACCTCGTGGTCGTCAACCTCTCCGACCAGCCCGCCCAGGGCCGGATCCGCCTGCCGTGGACCGACCTCCGCGGCCGCCCGTGCCACCTCACCGAGCTGCTCACCGAGCAGACGTACGAGCGGGAGGGCGACGAGCTGGTCGACCCCGGCCTGTACGTCGACCTGGAGGGCCGGCACTGGCACGTTGTCGCCGTGCGCGCGTGA